Genomic segment of Zingiber officinale cultivar Zhangliang chromosome 11B, Zo_v1.1, whole genome shotgun sequence:
TtgcaatattaaaattttcagagACTCCCGACATTGCGACAACCACTCCTCTATCTCAGAAGGAAAACAAGTGATTTCCTTTTTGATATAAAGGGTCTTTAGCTTTTCTGGGATCGGCAAAATGGGTAGATAGAAGATGTTGTCAATCTGAATTTCTTCAAGTGAAAGTAATGTTCCCTTCTTTATCTTTGTTGCACTTTGTTCTGTTGTTGCTGCAGGATTTTGTACAGTGGACAATGTTGTAGCGATTAATTTGGGGCAGTTGAAAATAGACAATTGTATGAGGGAGATAAGTGCCGTCAATGACTCCAATTTACATAATTCTTCACAATCAGAAATCCACAATGTCTGCAATGCTGTCAAATTATGCAGATACTCTATGTTGGGAAGAGACACCAAATGATTGCAATTTGATATATCCAATCTTTTGAGGGAGGTAAGCCCTTGAAGGCAGCAACCCAACGACTCTTGTGAAATCTTAGACGTTGAAAATCTTAGGAATTCAAGTGAGGATGGAAGGATGCTAGCAGCTTTATCACTCGCGGATCTTGTCTTCTCTTTTAAAAGTTGCTGTGACTCAACCTCAGCAGTGAGGAATTTTGGACAATTATACATATGTAGCTGTTCAAGAGATTTTATAATATATAAGCCTCCAGGCGAAGTCAAGTCTTCACAATCACAAATATACAAACTTCGAAGTGTAGTGAGATGTTCCAACTCATTTGTTAATGGAAGTGATGTCATGCCCTGTAAACAACTTAATGACAATTTAGTGAGCGAAGTAAGACCTCGTAGATAACTTGCCAAATCTTCGTGTTTGTTAAGAATTTTAAGTTTGAGTTTTTTCAGTGCCGGCGGAAGGAAATTACCATCCTCTTCACCAATTGATCCAATATCTACAATCTCAGAGTAGTCATCCATTTCAAGGGACTCGAGGGACATCAGCTGCTGAAATCCTCCAAATGTCGTAGAACCATTAGAACACTTGTAGAACCGTGGAAGAACTTCTAACCCCAACTTTTTCATGCAAAGATTCTCTATAGACAACGGAAGGTCCGgaattttttttagtttggtACAGTTTCCAATTTCAAACCTTTTGAGACGAGGGAACCATTGATAGTCATCCGCACCATTCCATTCCTCCAAGAGGGGAAGATCCCAAAACTCAAGTTCCTCTAAAACCGAAAATTGTCTGTCCATCGGATCTGAGGAGCGACAACCCAAACTTCTTATAGCTTTCATGTCACTCAATTTTATAAACTTAAGGCAGGACAACTTCCATAGAGGGGGCAGCTCTTCCAAATTTGTACAATTATATAATTCAAGAGATTCAAGCCGAGAAAGAGATTTAGTATTCATCCACGATGCAGGCCTACCACCTTTATACTCTCTAATGATGAGTTTTCTAATTGTGGGAGGGGGGTGTAGAGCCGCCAGAACCTTCTGTTGATCATGGCCAAGATTACTACTTGCTTCATCCAAGTCTGGCTTATACCAATTCAGTTCCAAGCTTGTGAGATAACTTTTACTGACCAAGTTGACGTTATTGGTCTCTTCAAGACTGTGCACATTGGAAAGTTTTGCAATAGATAATTGGCGGAGATTATCCATATTCATCAACTCATCAATTCTATATCCGGGTTTTGTGCCCACAGTGAAACATAATTCTTGGAGGCATGTTAACTTTCCTACTTCAGCCATTGAGAAAAGTGCATTCTCCGGTACTTCGTATAGATGTCTTAAGTTTCTCAACTTGCTTGTGTCTTTTGCCAGAATGCCACGGTATCCAGTTAGAACTTGTAAGAAGTAGAACTTAGAGATTGATACTGATAGTGGTAGAGCTGTAATTTCAAGAAATCGTAGTTTTACAAAGTCACTGATGCTTTTCAAACACTTATAAGGCTGAATAATCAATACTCGAATTCTTCTCGGTGATTTACATGCATCTCGAATAAAATC
This window contains:
- the LOC122034501 gene encoding putative disease resistance protein RGA3, with amino-acid sequence MQQEQESLTLSNQSRITSSLPGLSFKGREEEKGKIIQYLLGEESEIQTSQNVHCLPLVVMGGMGKTALAQQVFDHFENEKKEHFDIKIWVCDSLPDLNASNLMKKILEYLTGLSESEPLELIPVKLKEKLHSKRFLLVLDDAWDDKNHIEWEKLCIPLLHGQKGSWILLTTRLESVAKMVSKVIKGGTMKPMTLQGLPKDECRSLLYEHAFVDQDPNEFPLLKKIGEEIVEKLHGVPLLAKSIGGALNNKLEADHWTSISRSELWKMPQDLNNCEFIPALTLSYKMLSPRLKQCFSYCSIFPQDYKFNKQKLMCMRIAAGLMYSDGLKEGSNEDIANYCFDMLCNKSFFDVHTNNWSAFRKGIAPYDLEVIYYTMHDMLNGLSRHVSRYECCRIVHDTPSYICDYNAIRHISISITSIDAQLGDLANMVCKFKNLRTLRIEQYYGDSQKLDDFIRDACKSPRRIRVLIIQPYKCLKSISDFVKLRFLEITALPLSVSISKFYFLQVLTGYRGILAKDTSKLRNLRHLYEVPENALFSMAEVGKLTCLQELCFTVGTKPGYRIDELMNMDNLRQLSIAKLSNVHSLEETNNVNLVSKSYLTSLELNWYKPDLDEASSNLGHDQQKVLAALHPPPTIRKLIIREYKGGRPASWMNTKSLSRLESLELYNCTNLEELPPLWKLSCLKFIKLSDMKAIRSLGCRSSDPMDRQFSVLEELEFWDLPLLEEWNGADDYQWFPRLKRFEIGNCTKLKKIPDLPLSIENLCMKKLGLEVLPRFYKCSNGSTTFGGFQQLMSLESLEMDDYSEIVDIGSIGEEDGNFLPPALKKLKLKILNKHEDLASYLRGLTSLTKLSLSCLQGMTSLPLTNELEHLTTLRSLYICDCEDLTSPGGLYIIKSLEQLHMYNCPKFLTAEVESQQLLKEKTRSASDKAASILPSSLEFLRFSTSKISQESLGCCLQGLTSLKRLDISNCNHLVSLPNIEYLHNLTALQTLWISDCEELCKLESLTALISLIQLSIFNCPKLIATTLSTVQNPAATTEQSATKIKKGTLLSLEEIQIDNIFYLPILPIPEKLKTLYIKKEITCFPSEIEEWLSQCRESLKILILQQMTHLQSLPTILESFSSLKVLGINSAPELKSLPRMHASLELLVINGCSAKLEKRCQKNIGLDWPNIKHIPDIYITAVKEDKAKKVL